In a single window of the Candidatus Rhabdochlamydia sp. T3358 genome:
- the waaF gene encoding lipopolysaccharide heptosyltransferase II, with the protein MKSIKHIEPKNIIIRMPNWIGDFVMATPILSDVRKAFPKASITVMCRIGVCQLLEIDPDINEIFCFSKASGFNRRDRHRDLIEKIRQGRYDLGILLTNSFSSSWWFYRGSVTYRIGYRSNFRSFLLTHPIRPPLQLRKQHLVKTYKMLLSVLGIPVSKTAPRLYLADQEIQTAKELLKQQGMQESDILIGINPAAAYGSAKCWLPERFTQVAHKLLQNEKIHLVFFGDQGSIPLIKSICRTLPARAINLAGLTSLRELASLISLCRVFLSNDSGPMHIADALGIPVVALFGSTNEIMTGPFSKARVIHKHVACSPCYKRTCPIDFRCMKAIEVEEVYQQVLQALFNQPS; encoded by the coding sequence ATGAAATCAATTAAGCACATAGAACCTAAAAATATCATCATACGCATGCCTAATTGGATAGGGGATTTCGTCATGGCAACTCCTATTCTTTCCGACGTGCGCAAAGCTTTTCCAAAAGCTTCGATTACAGTAATGTGTCGTATAGGGGTTTGTCAATTATTAGAAATAGATCCCGATATCAATGAGATATTTTGTTTTAGCAAAGCTAGTGGATTTAATCGTCGAGATAGACACCGAGATCTTATAGAAAAAATACGCCAAGGGAGATATGATTTAGGCATTTTATTGACCAATTCATTTTCTTCTTCCTGGTGGTTTTACCGAGGGAGTGTGACCTATCGGATAGGATATAGGAGCAATTTTAGAAGTTTTTTATTGACTCATCCTATTCGTCCTCCATTACAATTAAGAAAACAACATCTTGTCAAAACATACAAGATGCTATTATCTGTATTGGGGATCCCTGTTTCAAAAACAGCCCCACGATTATACCTTGCTGATCAAGAAATACAGACAGCAAAAGAGCTACTCAAACAGCAAGGAATGCAAGAGAGTGATATCTTAATCGGTATAAACCCAGCTGCTGCGTATGGATCAGCTAAATGCTGGCTGCCTGAGAGATTTACTCAAGTAGCTCATAAACTATTACAAAATGAAAAGATCCATCTTGTGTTTTTTGGAGATCAGGGGAGTATACCTCTTATTAAAAGCATTTGCCGGACTCTGCCAGCAAGAGCTATAAATTTAGCAGGTTTAACCTCTTTAAGAGAGTTGGCTAGCCTAATTTCTCTGTGTAGAGTTTTTCTTTCTAATGATAGTGGACCTATGCATATCGCTGATGCATTAGGGATACCTGTTGTTGCATTATTCGGCTCTACCAACGAGATAATGACTGGTCCTTTTTCTAAAGCTAGAGTAATCCACAAACACGTCGCATGTTCTCCTTGTTATAAGCGTACTTGTCCTATTGATTTTCGCTGTATGAAAGCCATTGAAGTAGAAGAGGTTTATCAACAAGTTTTACAAGCGTTGTTTAACCAACCCTCTTAA
- a CDS encoding glycosyltransferase family 9 protein, whose protein sequence is MNSPRYLVNNRFGKILLRGIDAILPVYHKQEPIVAPRKILLVNLAHLGDVVITTAMLAACKELWPQAEMGVLIGSWAHLVVKDHPLIQNIHLMDHWKLNAAAIPFKEKIKRYYRTARLALAEIKQQQYDLAVDLYPFFPNAIFWLWKAGIPYRAGWTTGGFGSLLTHPLKKIDRNQGMGDNYRDLLSLLVGKKVQVKIRPQLPPMCKSLVAQILPKAFLRNTYLVFHMGTKESPKLWLEEKWRILTQKCIGQGFFIVFTGLGKEEACRINRITYQLPNVFNAANLLNWQEFAAVIQKARHLVSVDSSAVHIASAYSIPTTIIFSGINSPVFCGPLNPKATLLFKKLTCVPCLNRKGCSTMNCIREITPDEVLATIIKTNCFVSFC, encoded by the coding sequence ATGAATAGCCCTCGTTATTTAGTAAATAATAGATTTGGTAAGATTCTCCTAAGAGGTATTGATGCGATTTTACCCGTGTATCACAAACAAGAACCTATTGTAGCTCCTCGGAAAATTCTTTTAGTAAACTTAGCTCATCTAGGCGATGTTGTAATAACTACAGCAATGCTTGCAGCTTGCAAAGAGCTATGGCCTCAGGCTGAAATGGGAGTGCTAATTGGCAGTTGGGCTCATTTAGTTGTAAAGGATCATCCTTTAATCCAAAATATTCATCTGATGGATCACTGGAAGCTAAATGCAGCAGCTATACCTTTTAAAGAAAAAATCAAACGGTATTATCGCACAGCTAGATTAGCGCTAGCAGAAATCAAACAGCAACAGTATGACTTAGCAGTGGACCTATATCCTTTTTTCCCAAATGCCATTTTTTGGTTATGGAAGGCAGGAATCCCTTATAGGGCTGGTTGGACAACGGGTGGTTTTGGATCGCTTCTTACGCATCCTCTTAAAAAAATCGATCGCAATCAAGGAATGGGTGATAACTATCGTGATCTATTAAGCCTTCTTGTTGGGAAAAAAGTGCAAGTAAAAATCCGACCTCAACTTCCCCCTATGTGTAAAAGTCTTGTAGCGCAAATTTTACCCAAAGCTTTTCTAAGAAATACATATCTTGTCTTCCATATGGGCACTAAAGAATCTCCGAAGCTTTGGCTGGAAGAGAAATGGAGGATTTTAACGCAAAAATGCATAGGACAAGGATTTTTTATTGTATTTACGGGTTTAGGCAAAGAAGAAGCTTGTCGTATCAATAGGATAACGTATCAACTGCCTAATGTATTTAATGCAGCTAACCTCTTGAATTGGCAAGAATTTGCAGCAGTTATTCAAAAAGCAAGACATTTGGTTAGTGTTGATTCTTCAGCAGTGCATATAGCCTCTGCTTATTCAATTCCTACAACAATTATATTTTCAGGAATCAATTCGCCTGTTTTTTGTGGGCCATTAAATCCAAAGGCTACGCTGCTATTTAAAAAATTAACTTGCGTTCCTTGTTTAAATCGTAAAGGTTGTTCAACAATGAATTGTATCCGTGAAATCACACCTGATGAGGTGCTTGCAACAATTATTAAAACGAATTGTTTTGTGAGTTTTTGTTGA
- the ruvC gene encoding crossover junction endodeoxyribonuclease RuvC, whose amino-acid sequence MYKKPSLVILGIDPGTKKSGYGIIKVEHPRLEPLDFGVITPPFHTDSNHCYLVLFNSFEKLLKAYKPDAVSIETQFVDKNVKSAFKVAMARSMAIITAARQNIPVFEYAPKKAKLAVVGNGSASKNQVQKMVQLILKLSSIPEPEDASDALALAICHANTLHFNVKHKSHV is encoded by the coding sequence ATGTATAAAAAACCCTCTTTAGTCATTTTAGGGATCGATCCAGGAACTAAGAAATCTGGTTATGGGATCATTAAAGTAGAACACCCTCGTCTAGAACCTTTAGACTTTGGAGTGATTACTCCTCCCTTTCACACGGATAGCAATCATTGCTATTTAGTTTTATTCAATAGCTTTGAAAAATTATTAAAAGCCTACAAGCCAGATGCGGTTTCCATTGAGACGCAATTTGTAGATAAGAATGTAAAAAGTGCGTTCAAAGTTGCTATGGCGCGCAGTATGGCTATCATTACAGCTGCTCGCCAAAACATCCCTGTATTTGAATACGCTCCTAAAAAAGCAAAACTAGCTGTTGTCGGGAACGGATCTGCAAGTAAGAACCAAGTGCAAAAAATGGTCCAACTCATTCTAAAACTATCCTCTATTCCTGAACCAGAAGATGCCTCAGATGCTTTAGCACTTGCTATCTGCCATGCAAATACCTTACACTTTAACGTAAAACATAAATCTCATGTTTGA
- the ruvA gene encoding Holliday junction branch migration protein RuvA, with translation MFDYLKATLIESSPLKVTVEVHGIGYRVWVPVHMKLPQKGGLMTLYIAPIIREDSHQLFGFLTRLERDFFELLITISGVGPKIALCLMGHLELPDLHAAILQGNVQVLSKTPGIGKKTAERLIIELRDKVKTLNLPISSTNNNQMQSDALSALIHLGYPSIQAQKAIKTVLDQLKEPDLGQLITAALKQI, from the coding sequence ATGTTTGATTATCTTAAAGCAACCCTCATAGAATCAAGCCCTTTAAAAGTCACTGTAGAAGTACATGGCATAGGATACCGGGTTTGGGTTCCTGTTCACATGAAGCTCCCTCAAAAAGGGGGGTTAATGACTCTTTATATTGCTCCTATTATTCGAGAAGATTCTCATCAGTTATTTGGCTTTTTAACACGTTTAGAAAGAGATTTTTTTGAGCTTCTCATCACTATTTCCGGAGTGGGGCCTAAAATAGCTCTTTGTTTAATGGGACATCTTGAGCTACCAGACCTTCATGCAGCCATATTACAAGGTAATGTCCAAGTTCTTTCTAAAACACCAGGTATTGGTAAAAAAACAGCTGAAAGATTAATCATTGAATTACGTGATAAAGTAAAAACCTTAAACCTACCCATTTCCTCTACAAATAACAACCAAATGCAAAGTGATGCTCTAAGCGCACTGATCCATTTAGGATATCCTTCTATCCAAGCCCAAAAAGCCATCAAAACAGTTCTTGATCAATTGAAAGAGCCTGATCTTGGACAATTGATCACAGCAGCTCTCAAACAAATTTAA